A genomic stretch from Terriglobales bacterium includes:
- a CDS encoding aldehyde dehydrogenase family protein, with product MATEVKISAARIASINPATGEVLREFECASAAVVNAAVARARAAQPSWAKLPVRERVRVLRDFQKRLHARKREVSELITREAGKPVVEALLTEV from the coding sequence ATGGCCACGGAAGTGAAGATTTCGGCGGCGCGAATCGCCTCCATCAACCCGGCGACCGGCGAGGTGCTGCGCGAGTTCGAATGCGCCTCCGCCGCCGTGGTCAACGCCGCCGTCGCCCGCGCGCGCGCGGCGCAACCTTCCTGGGCGAAGCTTCCGGTGCGCGAGCGGGTGCGCGTCCTGCGCGACTTCCAGAAGCGATTGCACGCCCGCAAGCGGGAAGTCTCCGAGCTGATCACGCGCGAGGCAGGGAAGCCCGTGGTCGAGGCGCTGCTTACCGAGGTGG
- the truA gene encoding tRNA pseudouridine(38-40) synthase TruA: MGRNLKLVLSYDGADFSGWQVQPGRPTVQGALAAALERVTGARVLPQGSGRTDAGVHALAQVASCAMKSDSAIPAENLVRALNDLLPPTVRVLSVEDAPPEFHARHSARAKTYRYRIFRGSICPPFLARYVYHHPFPLDEEAICRAAPWVAGEHDFTSFAAVDPEDHVARAPSPAKDRVAQAPSPVKETNVRTIFSSTWERQDDELIYTVRGSGFLHHMVRNLVGTFLLVGKGSLDQAGFRRILDSKNRSAAGSTAPTSGLCLVSVEY; the protein is encoded by the coding sequence ATGGGGCGGAATCTCAAGCTCGTGCTCAGCTACGACGGCGCGGACTTCTCCGGCTGGCAGGTGCAGCCCGGGCGCCCGACCGTGCAGGGAGCGCTGGCCGCGGCCCTGGAGCGGGTGACGGGAGCGCGCGTCCTGCCCCAGGGCTCGGGCCGGACCGACGCCGGCGTCCACGCCCTGGCCCAGGTGGCCTCCTGCGCCATGAAGTCCGACTCCGCCATCCCGGCGGAGAACCTGGTGCGCGCCCTCAACGACCTGCTGCCGCCGACCGTCCGCGTGCTGAGCGTCGAAGACGCGCCACCCGAGTTCCATGCCCGCCATTCCGCCAGGGCGAAGACCTATCGCTACCGCATCTTCCGCGGGAGCATCTGCCCGCCCTTCCTGGCCCGCTACGTCTATCACCACCCCTTTCCTCTCGATGAGGAAGCCATCTGCCGCGCCGCGCCTTGGGTGGCCGGCGAGCACGACTTCACCTCGTTTGCGGCGGTGGATCCCGAGGACCATGTGGCGCGGGCGCCCTCGCCCGCGAAGGACCGTGTGGCACAGGCGCCCTCGCCTGTGAAAGAGACCAACGTCCGCACCATCTTCTCCTCCACCTGGGAGCGCCAGGACGACGAGCTCATCTACACCGTCCGCGGCAGCGGCTTCCTCCACCACATGGTGCGTAACCTGGTAGGAACGTTCTTGCTGGTGGGCAAGGGTTCGCTCGACCAGGCCGGCTTCCGCCGCATTCTAGATTCTAAGAACCGCTCTGCCGCTGGCTCGACTGCCCCGACCAGCGGGCTGTGCCTGGTCAGCGTGGAATACTGA